The sequence below is a genomic window from Betaproteobacteria bacterium.
CGCCCGGACAAGCAGGTCGAGGCCCTGCACCAGAGGCCGACCCGCCACAGCGACGCAAAGGGCACGGGCTTCGAGCAGGGGCGCGCTCACCGTGGCTGCCTCGCCAGCACCAGGAGAAAGACCGGGACGCCGATGAGCGCAGTTAACACGCCAACCGGGAGTTGCTGCGGTGCCACCACGGTCCTGGCCAGGGTATCGGCCGCCACCAGCAGCGCACCGCCCGCCAGGACGGACGCGGGCAGGAGCAGGCGCTGATCGCCTCCCGCCAGCAGACGCACCCCGTGGGGCACCAGTAGGCCGACGAATCCGATGGCGCCGGCGGTAGTCACGGCCGTGGCGGTGGCCAGGGCGGCCAGGAAGTAGACCAGAAAACGCAGACGACCTACTGCAACTCCCAGGGCCTGCGCTTCCAGCAGCCCGCGGGCCAGAAGATTGAGCTCCCGGGCCAGCGGCAGGCAGAGCAGCAGACACGACCCAAGCACGACGAGGGGCATTCGCCATTCACTCGCCGGACTCAGGTCGCCCATCAGCCAGAAAAGCATTCCGCGCAGGCTGGCCTCGGGGGCCAGCGCCAGGAGCAGGGAAATGAAGGCGCCGCAGCCGGCGGCGACGATGACCCCGGTGAGGAGCAGCCGGGTCTGGGTCCAGCTGCCATCGCCATGGGCGATGCCGAACACCGCCAGCATGGCGGCCAGGGCACCGGCGAAAGCCAGGGCATCCACCAGGCCGGCGGCGAGCCCCAACAGCATGGCCACCAGGGCCCCCACCCCCGCACCACCGGATACCCCCAGGACGTATGGATCGGCCAGGGGATTGCGCAGCAGACTCTGCATCAGGGCGCCGGCCAGAGCCAGCAGTCCGCCGCAGGCAAAGCCGGCCAGGGCTCGGGGAAGGCGCAATTGCCAGACGATGTCGGCGGCGGGCCCCTCGCCTCCCACGAGCAGCGCAGCCAGTTCTCCGGGCCCTAGCGCCACGGAACCCACCGCCAGGGCCACCCCGAGGCTGCCCAGCGCGAGAAACGCGAGGCCAAGCAGGATCAGGAGAGCGCGGCGGCGGGTGGGCAAGATCAGAAGCTATAGCGCAGGTCGGCGAAGAAGCTTCGCCCGTCGGCGGGATAGTAACTGGAGCCAAAGCCGAAATCGTAGGCCGTCGGCGCGTAATGCCGATCGCCGACGTTCTGCACCCGCCCTCGGGCGGTCCAGTTGTCCTGCTGCCAGGTCACGACGAAGTCGGCCACCGTATACGACGGCAGGCGGTTGCGCACATTGGCCGTATCGCCACCGTAGTAGCGCTGGCCGACATGCTGCGCCAGCAGGGCCAAATCCCAGCCCGCCGCGGGCAGGAAATGCACGCCCGCATGGCCCTGGATGCGGGGCACCAGGGGAATGCGCTTGCCTTGATCGACCCCATCCCGGAAGACCGCCGACTGGAGGTTCACCCCGCCGCTCAATTGCCAGTTGCGGCCCAGAGCGAGTTTGCCATTGGCTTCCACGCCCCGATGGCGCGTCTTGGCCAGATTTTCGTTTTCGAAAGTCAGGTTGTTGAAGGCAATCTCATCCTCCATGCGCAGGGTGTAGGCGGTGAGCGCAAGGCTGTGACCGCCGCCGCTCCACTGTCCGCCGACATCGACGAAGCGGCCCGTTTCCGGCCGCAGACGCTGGCTGATGAAGCCGGTGAAGGTGGTGAGTTCATCCAGATTGGCGAAGCGGAAGGTAGTCCCGGCGCGGGTGAACAAACGCAGCCCGGCCAGGGGTCTGTAACTCAGGCCCACTTCGCCGATGCGCTCGCTGTGGTCGTTGCCGCGCCGCGCCCCGGTGCTGTCCCGGGCGGTCTGGTCGATGGATTGGTGGCGTGCCCCCAGGGTCAGGGTCAGCGCCCCGGTGAGGTCGGTGCGATTCTGCACATAGACGCCGCGACTCGTCTGGTCGATGCGCACCACCTTGGTCAAGGCGCCGTGGGGCGCCGCGTAGCGCCGGGATTCCAGTTCGCCGTCGTAGTAGTCGACCCCCACGGTGGTGGCACTGGGAAGCGTTCCCAGCCCGTGCTGCCAGCGCAGGCGAGGGGTGAAGGAAAGCGTGTCGGTCTCGCGCCGGTCGAAGGAAAAGAAATTGGAAATCCAGGAGTCGTTGGCCGTTTGCGCCAGGGCCACCTCCGCCGCCAGACTCAAGGTGTCCGCAATCTGCCACTCGACCCCAGGCCGCAGGAAATTGCCCCGGCGCTCGGCAAAACTGTCGAGGGTCTGGGCCTGACGAGGATCGTCGCGGTAACGCGCCTCGCTGAGCGTGCCCGGCAGCCCGCTCTCCAGCCTGGACCAGCCGAGTTCGACGAAGGCCTCCCCACGGCCGAAGCGGTAGGCGAGGCGGCCATTGGCGTTGTCGCGCTCCTGGGCATTGTTGCGCCGCCAGCCGTCGGTGGCCTGACGATTGGCGGAGAGCGCCAGATCGAAATCGCCCAGGTGGCGGGAAAGATTGGCGGCGAACTGCCGCCCGTCCCGGCTGCCCAGGCCGAGGAGCACGCTGCCACGGTCCTTGGCTGCGCCGGTGACGATGTTGATGACGCCCCCCACCGCGTTGTCCCCGTAGAGGACCGCGGCGCTCCCGCTCACCACCTCGATGCGCTCGACGCTATCCAGGGGCACCAGGCCCCAATCGACGCTGGTCGAATCCAGGGGGTTGAGGCGCTGGCCGTTCAAGAGCACCAGGGTGCGCTGGGCGGCGCCGTCGCCGAAACCCCGCATGTCGAGCGCCGTGTCGGCGCCGATGGAACCGTAGAGGGGGCGCACGACGACGCCGGCGACGTGGCGCAGGGCATCCGGCAAGGTCGCGGCGCCGGAGCGGAGGATTTCGTCCCGCTCGACGACCAGCACGTTGGCTGCGGCCCCCAGGGCGGATTCGCTGAACCGGCTGGCGGTCACGACCACCGGATCCAGCCGGGACTCCTGCTGGGCATGCAGCGGCGGAACGAAAACGGCGGGCACGAGCGCCGCCCAGAGCTTGCGATGAACTTTCATGATTCTCCCTTTGCCGGCGTGCGTCCCCGCGCGCCGGAGGCTGATGGATGAAGCGCCGAGAGAGAGGGAGGGCAAAGCCCGGCACCGCCTCCCCGCGGCCCTTCGCTGAATGTGCAAGGCCGGTATCCGGGCTCGCGAGTCTTGACTTGCCGCCTTCCCAGGCCGAAACCCAGTGGCGTGATGGCAA
It includes:
- a CDS encoding TonB-dependent receptor, encoding MKVHRKLWAALVPAVFVPPLHAQQESRLDPVVVTASRFSESALGAAANVLVVERDEILRSGAATLPDALRHVAGVVVRPLYGSIGADTALDMRGFGDGAAQRTLVLLNGQRLNPLDSTSVDWGLVPLDSVERIEVVSGSAAVLYGDNAVGGVINIVTGAAKDRGSVLLGLGSRDGRQFAANLSRHLGDFDLALSANRQATDGWRRNNAQERDNANGRLAYRFGRGEAFVELGWSRLESGLPGTLSEARYRDDPRQAQTLDSFAERRGNFLRPGVEWQIADTLSLAAEVALAQTANDSWISNFFSFDRRETDTLSFTPRLRWQHGLGTLPSATTVGVDYYDGELESRRYAAPHGALTKVVRIDQTSRGVYVQNRTDLTGALTLTLGARHQSIDQTARDSTGARRGNDHSERIGEVGLSYRPLAGLRLFTRAGTTFRFANLDELTTFTGFISQRLRPETGRFVDVGGQWSGGGHSLALTAYTLRMEDEIAFNNLTFENENLAKTRHRGVEANGKLALGRNWQLSGGVNLQSAVFRDGVDQGKRIPLVPRIQGHAGVHFLPAAGWDLALLAQHVGQRYYGGDTANVRNRLPSYTVADFVVTWQQDNWTARGRVQNVGDRHYAPTAYDFGFGSSYYPADGRSFFADLRYSF
- a CDS encoding iron ABC transporter permease: MPTRRRALLILLGLAFLALGSLGVALAVGSVALGPGELAALLVGGEGPAADIVWQLRLPRALAGFACGGLLALAGALMQSLLRNPLADPYVLGVSGGAGVGALVAMLLGLAAGLVDALAFAGALAAMLAVFGIAHGDGSWTQTRLLLTGVIVAAGCGAFISLLLALAPEASLRGMLFWLMGDLSPASEWRMPLVVLGSCLLLCLPLARELNLLARGLLEAQALGVAVGRLRFLVYFLAALATATAVTTAGAIGFVGLLVPHGVRLLAGGDQRLLLPASVLAGGALLVAADTLARTVVAPQQLPVGVLTALIGVPVFLLVLARQPR